GTAACTGTAGAGGCATTTACAGAAAATGGTAAATCATTGTTGTCTAAATTAGATTTACTATTACCAAATTCTATTAAAAACAATTTTTTTAAAAATAGCCGGGAATTAATATTCCCATTAATGAATCATGAACTTGATGAAGATAAAAAATTAAGATATTTATCTATATTTGATACTTTTAGATTATTAATGAAAAACATGAAAATTCCAAAAAATTTAAAAAGATCAATGTTTTTTGGAGGTCTCTTTTCATATGATTTAGTTAATAATTTTGAAAAATTACCCTTATTAAAAAGAAATCAAAAATGTCCGGATTTGTGTTTTTATTTAGCTGAAACTTTATTAGTTTTAGATCACCAAAAGAAAAATTGTATTATCCAAAGTAGTTTATTTAGCAAAAATTGTTCAGAAAAAAATAGACTAAAAAATAATTTACAAAAAATAAAATTTCAATTAGATCAAAATTTAACAAAAATAGAGCATAGAAAAATTGATGAAATGTCTGTCAAGTGTAATTTAACAGATAAAAAATATATTAAAATTATAAAAGAAATGAAAAAATCAATTCAGAATGGAGATATATTTCAAGTTGTTCCTTCCAGAAAGTTTTATCTTCCCTGCCCTGATTCATTATCAGCCTACCAGAGACTTAAAAAGAGTAATCCGAGTCCATATATGTTTTTTATGCAAGATTCAAATTTTACGTTGTTTGGGGCCTCTCCTGAGAGTTCATTAAAATACAATGCTAAAAATAGAGAAATTGAAATTTATCCTATTGCAGGTACAAGGTCTCGAGGTAAAAAAGAAAATGGATTTATAGATTTAGATTTAGATTCCAGAATAGAATTAGAAATGAGAATGAATGAAAAAGAATTATCAGAACATTTAATGCTCGTAGATTTAGGTCGTAATGATTTAGCACGTATATGCGAACCTGGTAGTCGTTATGTATCTAATTTGACTAAAGTTGATCGTTACTCTTGTGTCATGCATTTAGTTTCTAAAATAGTTGGAAATTTAAAATCTGATTTAGATATTTTCCATGCCTATAGTGCTTGTATGAATATGGGAACCTTAACTGGAGCACCAAAAATTAAAGCTATGGAGTTAATCTCAAAGTATGAAAATGAAAGAAGAGGAAGTTATGGAGGAGCTATTGGATATTTTACAGAATCTCAAGATTTAGATACTTGTATTATTATACGATCAGCTTATGTGGAAAATGGTACAGCTACAATACAAGCAGGAGCAGGCATAGTATTAGACTCTATACCGCAAGAAGAGGCCGATGAGAGCCGAAATAAAGCTCAGGCAGTACTACAAGCAATAATTTATGCTCACAGCTCCAGAGAGGTCTTTTAATGGCTAATGTGCTCCTTTTAGATAATATCGATTCTTTTACTTACAATTTAGTTGATCAATTGCGTATAAGTGGACATAAAGTTTTAATTTATCGTAATTATGTATCTATTAAAATTATCATGTTGGCTCTTTCAAAAATAAATAATCCTGTGCTTATTTTATCTCCTGGACCAGGAAAACCAGAAGATGCGGGATGCATGTTAGAATTATTAAATATTCTTAAAGGTAAAATTCCTATAATCGGGATATGTTTAGGACATCAGGCAATTGTTCAAGCCTATGGTGGAGAAATAGAGTATGCAGAAAAAATATTGCATGGTAAAATTTCTATGATCCATCACGATAATAAAAAAATGTTTTTAAATATGCAAAATCCATTTCCTGTAGCAAGATATCATTCTTTAATTTGTAAAAAAGTTCCAAATGGATTTATTATAAATGCAATATTTAATAAAATAATTATGGGTATAAGAAATGATTTAGAACGTATTTGCGGCTTTCAATTCCATCCCGAATCAATTTTAACCCCCCAGGGTACAAAATTGCTAAATCAGACTTTAAATTGGTTAATAACATGAAAAAAACTATCATTTAATAAATATTTGAAATTAATAAAAAATAATCTCATGATAATAATATGTTTTTATTTAAAATAATTAAATCTAAAATTAAAGAAGATGAGTACTCGAATACTATAGAACTTTATGATGCAATACCAAAATATGTTTGGAATCAAAAAAAAGAAAACATAGATTTATCAAATGCTATTATAATAAGATATTGTAATTTGAGAGGGAAACGATTTTTAATTAAAATAAAACCTGCAATTATTGAAAAAAAAAATTTTAATACTGTTTTAATTTATCCAGGACAGAGAGAGGAAATTTTAGAAGATGTTTTAAGGAAGTTAGCGGTTGAAGGAAAAGGTAAAATAATTGATGGAAAGGCGGGAGTAATTTTTACTTTATATGAGTTACAGAAAGAACTAATGAAAATTGGTCATGGTTATAATTTGAATGAAATTAAAGAGGCTTTGCGAGTTTGTCAAGGAGCAAATCTTGAATGTATTAGTAAAGATAGAAAAATATTTATTAGTAGTAGTTTTTTTCCTGTCATTAGTTTAACAACTAAAAATTTTTTAAAAGAGAATAAAAATAAAGGTATTTGTTATGTTCAGTTTAATCCTCTTGTAAATAGTGCTATAAAAAGTTTGTCTTTTCGACAATATAATTATACGACAGGGATGCAAATTCGTTCTCCCTTAGCTAGATATATGTATAAGAGAATGAGTCATTATTGGGTACAGGCGCATAATTTGTATCCATATACTCCTTCTCTTATTAGTTTTTTAAATTGCAGCCCTAGAGAATTAAGTTTACGAATTTCAGAAAATATTAGAGCGATGAAAAATGCTCTTGATGTACTTATCCAAAAGAAAATAATTAGTTCATATAAATTGATTAAAAAAAAATATGGACGTAAAATTGTCGATGTAAAGTATATAATCCTACCGCATAGAAACTTTGTTGAACAAATAATGAGGTCTAATAAAAAAAGAAAAAAAATCATAAAAGCAGCGTTAAAAATA
This window of the Buchnera aphidicola (Pemphigus populi) genome carries:
- a CDS encoding anthranilate synthase component 1, with the protein product MKSSQYEVEILQIEGVYQSDPTTIFNHLCKKKEFTLLLESAEIDKKHDLESMMIIDTALRITALDNIVTVEAFTENGKSLLSKLDLLLPNSIKNNFFKNSRELIFPLMNHELDEDKKLRYLSIFDTFRLLMKNMKIPKNLKRSMFFGGLFSYDLVNNFEKLPLLKRNQKCPDLCFYLAETLLVLDHQKKNCIIQSSLFSKNCSEKNRLKNNLQKIKFQLDQNLTKIEHRKIDEMSVKCNLTDKKYIKIIKEMKKSIQNGDIFQVVPSRKFYLPCPDSLSAYQRLKKSNPSPYMFFMQDSNFTLFGASPESSLKYNAKNREIEIYPIAGTRSRGKKENGFIDLDLDSRIELEMRMNEKELSEHLMLVDLGRNDLARICEPGSRYVSNLTKVDRYSCVMHLVSKIVGNLKSDLDIFHAYSACMNMGTLTGAPKIKAMELISKYENERRGSYGGAIGYFTESQDLDTCIIIRSAYVENGTATIQAGAGIVLDSIPQEEADESRNKAQAVLQAIIYAHSSREVF
- a CDS encoding plasmid replication protein translates to MFLFKIIKSKIKEDEYSNTIELYDAIPKYVWNQKKENIDLSNAIIIRYCNLRGKRFLIKIKPAIIEKKNFNTVLIYPGQREEILEDVLRKLAVEGKGKIIDGKAGVIFTLYELQKELMKIGHGYNLNEIKEALRVCQGANLECISKDRKIFISSSFFPVISLTTKNFLKENKNKGICYVQFNPLVNSAIKSLSFRQYNYTTGMQIRSPLARYMYKRMSHYWVQAHNLYPYTPSLISFLNCSPRELSLRISENIRAMKNALDVLIQKKIISSYKLIKKKYGRKIVDVKYIILPHRNFVEQIMRSNKKRKKIIKAALKINLT